A region of the Kribbella sp. NBC_01245 genome:
TACCGCCGGGCGTGCTGCCGACGCATGAGGACGGCCAGCAGCCGTTCCCCGGTCAAACCGGGCCGCAGCAGCCGGGCCAGACCGATGGCCCTGGCAGCAGCGGCATGTATTTGTAAAGAAGACGTCAAGCAGAGAAGAGTTTTTCGAGTACGACGGCCACTCCGTCGTCGTCATTCGAGGGACAGACGACGTCCACCCGGTCGAGCACGGCCTGGTGGGCGTTCGCCACGCCGTACGACGTACCGGCCCAGGCGAGCATCGGCAGATCGTTGAGGGAATCGCCGAACGCGATGCACTCGGCGGCCGAAATCCCTTGTTCCGCGGCGAAATCGGCCAGCATCGACGCCTTCGAAACCCCGGTCGCGGAGATCTCCACCAGCGAGGTCCCGCCGGAATGGCTCGCGGTGACGCGACCGCCGGTGAGTTTCTCCACCTCGACCAGGAGCTCGTCGGAGTGCCAGCTCGGATGGCGGACGAGCAGTTTGGCCATCGGCTCAGCTAACAGCTCGGTCAGGTCCGCGATCAAGGTGTTGTCCGGAATAGGCCATCGGTTGTAGTACTGCGGCTCCTGCCCGTATAAGTCCGCCCGCTCGATCGCGAACTGGACGTCGGGAATCCCGGCCCGGATCGCCTGGGCGACATCGAGTGCGACGGTCGGATCGATAAGCCTGGTTCGCAAAACGGCCCGCTTCTGTACGTCGTACAGAAGGGCGCCGTTGGCAACGATCGCGACGCCGTGCGCGCCGACGAGGTCCGCGAGGTCGTGCATCCAGCGCGGCGGCCGGGCGGTCACCATGACGAAGATGGCGCCTGCCTCTTGTGCCGCCAGCACCGCCGCCTTCGTCCGTGGAGCGACGGACTGGTCGCTCCGGACCAGCGTGCCGTCCAGATCGGAGGCGACCAGGCGGGGTCTACGAACTGCTGCGATGTCAGGCACACGCTCACCGTATCTGGACGTCCTGCAGCAACCTGCAACCAGGACTAAATACCTTGACAAGTAAGGCTTTTGGGTGTCCAGATATCGGTTTCTACGCCTAATTGTTGAGTTTTGAACAACGTCACCAGACCGTTACGGCAGGATGCTGCAAAGGCAACAAGTTCCCATGCGCCGAGTGGTTTGGCCGTGATTTCATGCGTTGGCCAGCGCGGAACCAGCGCGGTATCGACCGCGTCGTACCAGCTGTTCTGGATCGGAAGATCTGGTGCGGACCCGCAAGCAATAAACACCGTCGGGAAACGATCTGGATTTCTGTGCAACCAAACTGCATCGACTGACGTCAACAGAAATGGATCGCTGTGTCCCCGGAGGGGGGACGACAGGATGGGTCGGCAACAGGTCGTCGATCCATCAGCCAGTGGACCTGGTGCTCGGGCTCATTCACCGTCCGTTCACACAAGTCCAGGAACTTGGGGAGCAACGATGACTGTCAACAGCACCAACCTAGCCGGGCAGGGGAGCAGGGACTCCCATGCAGCTGTCGACACATCTTCCGTTATGGAAGGGGCCATGACCGCCTGCAGTGCACGCGCCGATATTTTCCAGCACCGCCTGATGGAGGAACCACCTCCCGCATCGGCGGCCCGCCGGACCCGTGAGCGTTACGAACAGCTCGTCCGCGAAGCCAAGACGCTTTGCGCATCCTGCCCGCTGCTCACGGACTGCCTGTACAACGCCGTCGCCGAGCACGACATCAGCGGCTTCGTGGCCGGCACCACCGCCGCGCAACGTCGTTCGATGCGCAACCTGCTCGATGTCGAAGTGCAGGCCGACGACTTCGACCAGTTGGCCGGTGCGCGTGGCACCCGCCGCCCGGTCAGCCACGAGGAAGTGCTGCGACTCCGCGCGCAGTACCCGAACGACAGCCTGGAATCGCTGGCCATGCGGCTCGGTTGCTCGCTGTCCACCGTCAAGCGCCATCTGCGCCGCGCCCGTCGCGGTCAGAGCCCGGCCAGCAAGGCGCCGCGGCGCCGGCCGGAGGTCGCCGCCGTTCTCGACGCCTTCGACGCAGTTGTCGACCAGCCCCGCCAGCCGGCCGCCAGCAGCACCCGCGTCGCCTAGAACGCCTTAGAAATAACGATTCAGGATGGCGGCCGCGCCGTCATCCTGAATCGATTTGGTGGTCTCATCGGCCGCCTGCTTGACCTCGTCGGGAGCGGAGCCCATCGCGACTCCGAGCCCGGCGAACTGCAGCATCTCGATGTCGTTGCGGCCATCGCCCATCGCGAGCAGGTCACCGGCCTCCAGGCCGAGCTCGGCCAGCGCCACCTTCAGGCCGACACTCTTGTCGACCCCCTCGGGCGCGATGTCCAGCCAGGCAGTCCAGCCGACGGCGTAACTGACGCCATGTAGACCGAGCCGCTCGGCCAGTTGAACGAAGTCCGCCTCGGACTGCTCCGGGTCGCGGATGATCAAGCGGGTCACGGGTTCCGGCGCGAGCTGTTCGTCGTTCACCACCCGGATCTCGCCACCGAGGTCGCCGTGCGGGAAATGCCCGGTCACGCGATAACCGGCCGTCCGCTCTTCCACCGCCATCAGCGCGGTGGGGGCATGCTGCCGGACCGACGCGATCACCCTGGTGGGGTCGAAGGTCCGCTCGTCCAGCAACTCGCCCGACGGATAACGCAACGTGCGGGCACCGTTGCTACAGACAACAAACCCCTCGGTGAGGCCGAGCTCGAGCGCCACCGTTTCGGTCATGTGCCAGGACCGGCCGGTGGCCAGGATGATCGGCACCTGCCGCGCGGTCCGGGTGACGGCATCACGCAGCGTGTCGGTGATCCGCTCGTTGAAGTCCATCAGGGTGCCGTCGATATCGAGGGCGACGGCTTTGGGCCGCCAGCCTGCCGCGGGTCCGGAATCGGGTGGGATCGGGCTGTCAGCGGCATCGGTCACACGTCGAGCCTATCGGGCGTGTCAGCCTGTGGAAGCGACTTCGAGATGATGGGCTGGTAACAGCCTGCGGTCTCAATGACCCGGCGACCGATCGAGGGGATCGATGAACAACCACAGACCCACGCATCTCGGCCGGGTGTTCTCGGTCGCTACGGGCCTGTTGCCGTTCACCCTCCTCACCCTGCTGGTCTTCCTCGAATGGCCGCCGCTGCGCCGCTGGGACCTGTCGATCGCCGCCTGGGCGTACGACCTGGGCATCGCGCATCCGAGCTGGGTCGATTACTGGCAGGTGCTCGGCGCGATCGTGCTGCCGTGGACGTCACGCGCTGTGGTCATCATCGTCGCGGCCTACCTGTGGCGGCACCGCGCGCGGGCCCTGACGATCTGGCTGCTGATCTCCGTCGGCGCCGAGCTCGGGCTGGTCCAGGCGGTCAAGCACATCTTCGGCCGCGAGCGCCCGGTACCGCACCTGGTCGAGATCGACAGCCTGTCCTATGTGTCCGGTCATGCGGCCGCGGCCTTCGTGATGGCCGGCGCCCTCGGCGTCGTACTGCCGTCCGTTCGTGGCTGGCGGCGCCGGTTCCGGCTACTCGTGCTGTTGCCGGCCGTCGCCGTGGTCCTGCTCGCCTCCGCGGACAGGATCCTGCTCAACGTCCACTACCTGTCTGACGTGCTCGGTGGCTGGGCGCTGGGGCTGGCGATCCTGACCACCACCTCGGTAGCGTTCGGGCTTCGGCCACGTCCGAGGAGGCGACGACGCAAGGTGACGGATGAGGAGAGTACGGAGGACGCCCCGCGCGCGGCCGTGATCGTGAATCCGATCAAGGTCGGCGACCGGCTGGCCTTCCAGCGGCTGGTGCGGAAGGCGCTGGAGGTCCGCGGTTTCGCTGATCCGGTCTGGCTCGAGACCACGGAGGACGACGCGGGCCACGCGATGGCCAAGCGCGCGGTCGAGGAAGAGGTCGACTTGGTGCTGGTCGCGGGTGGCGACGGTACGGTCCGGGTGGTCTGCGCGTACATGGGCCGCACGGGTATTCCGGTCGGCGTGATCCCGGCCGGTACCGGAAATCTGCTGGCCCGCAACCTCGGCATCCCGCTCGACCTGGACGAGGCGCTGGAGGCCGTCCTGGACGGGCGGGACCGGCGGATCGACCTCGTCGAGGTGTTCGGCGACGGGCTGGACACCACCCGGTTCGCGGTGATGGCCGGGCTCGGGCTGGATGCCGCGATCATCTCGGACGCACCGCCCCAGCTGAAGAAGCAGCTCGGCTGGACGGCGTACCTCGTCTCGGCCGCGAAGAACATCAACCACCCGTCCGTGCGGGTCCGGATCACGCTCGACGACCGGCCGCCGATCGAGCGCCGCGTCCGGACCGTGGTGGTCGGTAACGTCGGCATGCTGCAGGCCAACATCCCGCTGCTGCCGGACGCACGTCCCGACGACGGCCTGATCGACGTGGTGCTGATCGCTCCGCGCCGGGTGACGCAGTGGCCCCGGCTGATTCTGCGGGTGGTCGCCCGGCAGAAGAAGAGCGACCTCTACCTGGAGCGATTCACCGCGGAGCACGTCGAGATCGTCGCCGCGGTCGACGTACAGCGGCAGCTCGACGGCGACGGCATCGGCCCGGGCCGCAACATCACCGCCCAGGTGGAGCCGGGTGTGCTGATCGTGCGAGTGCCTAAGTAGTAGCCGGTTGGACCTTGAGGCGGAGCTGCTCGATCGCCTCGGCCTCCTCCGGCGACAGCTTGGACTCGCTGACGAATTCGCGTACGTCCTTGGCGTACGACCGGGCGTCGCTGCGGCCGTTGATCGAGGTGAGGACCACGCCGTTGCCGAGGTCGTCCAGCAGGGCCGTCGACCAGGACAGGCGACCGCCCACGTCCCCGAAGGCGTCGTACCGGACGACGGCCAGGTGGCGCAGGGCGTGCCCGAGCTCGCCGCGGAGGGCGTCCACCTCCTTGTGCAGCTGGCGCAGGTCGTCCTTGACGGTGAGCGGTTTGGCCGCCCTCTCCGGTTCGGTGAGCGCGGCCGCGCCGGGCTTGACGTGCGTGCCCGGGGTTTGCCGATGGGTCGCTTGCGGCAGCTGTTCGGCCGGTTTGTGCCGGGCCGGTACGGCGGTGGGATTGCGCAGTGCCTTCAGGGCCTGGATCGCGAAGACCAGGGCCAAGGTGGCGACGAGCAGGGCGATGAGGCCGATCAAGCCGGCAAGAGTCGGGGACAACGTCAGATCCGTCCGTCGCGGAGCCGGCCTAGCCAGCGCTCGGCATCAAGGAAATCAACATCACTACGGTGTACGTCGCTGGGGCTCTGCTTGTCCCGGGGGTACGAGCCTAGGAATCGCATATCCACTCCAAGCCGTCGCAGGCCCATGAGAGCCTCACCGAGCCTTGCGTCCGCCACGTGTCCCTCAACGTCGAACGAGAACCAGTAGCGGCCTAGAGCCTGTCCTGTTGGCCGCGAGTCCAGCCGGGTGACGTCCACCCCGCGGAGCGCGAACTCGTCCAGGATGGCCCTGAGAGCTCCCGGCCGTCCCTGTACGCCGAAGACGACAAGCGTGCTCTTGTCGTCTCCTGTCGGCGGCAGCGGTACGCCGGGCCGGGAGACCAGGATGAACCTGGTGCCGTTCGGTCCGAGCACCTCCCGCGTGATGACGACAGCGTCGCCATACGAGAGGGCGTCCAACGTGGCCGGGTCTGAGCCGCCGTCGACCGTCTCGATCAGCAGCAGCGCCCCATCCGCCTCGCCAGTCCGTACGGCGTCCAGAGCGGCTCGGGCAGTCGGCTGAGCCTGCAAGTCGGCAGAGCGGGCGGCCGGCAACGTACGCAGGACAGCCTCGATCGACGATCCATGCGGACCAGGAAAGGCATAGCGGGCTGGCGGAACTCCGGGCACGTCGGCCAGCTTAGGGGCTACCGGCGTCGGTGCGGACGTATCTAGGCGGATCACTGCTTCTACTCGCCTCCCTTTCTCGTGAATCTCGGACGCCGCGTAGATTCACGACGTGACACATGACCAGGAACTCCAACCGGGCGTGCACGACCTCGGTTACGCGAAACTCGATACTGACCGGCTGTCACGGACAGGTGACGCCGAAGTCGTGTACGGCGCCGGCAAGACGCCGGAGCAGATCGTCGAGCTGCTGCGGACCCTCCACGAGGTCCACCCGGACGCCCCCGTACTGGCCACCCGTCTCTCCCCCGAGGCGCAGGCCGCCGTCCTCACGGCCCTCCCCGGCGCCGTGGTCGACCCGGTCGGCCGCACCGCCGTACTGGGCGAGCTGCCGACTCCGCGTGGCACTGTCGCGGTGATCTCCGCCGGTACGTCGGACGCGCCCGTCGCGGCCGAGGCGGCCACCACCGCGCGGGTCTTCGGTGCCGGCGTCGACCTGGTGACGGACGTCGGGGTCTCGGGCCTGCATCGGGTGATGGGCGTGCGCCATCGGCTCGACGCGGCCGACTGCCTGGTGGTCGCGGCCGGGATGGAAGGCGCCTTGCCGAGTGTGGTGGGCGGGCTGGTCGGCGTGCCGCTGGTGGCCGTGCCGACCTCGGTGGGTTACGGCGCCTCGTTCGGTGGGGTGGCGGCGTTGCTCGCCATGCTGAACTCGTGCGCGCCGGGCGTGACGGTGGTCAACATCGACAACGGCTTCGGCGCCGGCGTCTTCGCGGCCCGGGTGGCCCGTCGCGCCGAGCCGCGCGTGTCCGGTGGTGATCAGTGAGGATCGCGTGGATCGACTGCGCGGCCGGGGCCTCGGGGGACATGCTGCTCGGGGCCTTCCTCGACGCCGGCGCCGATTTGGCCGCGGTGAACGCTGCCGTGGCCGCGGTGGATCCGAGCTTGAGCGTTTCGATTGACCGGGTCAGTCGGCATCAGATCACCGCGACCAAGGCCACTGTGCGGGTCGACGGCGCCGCTCATCCGGAAGGGCCCGCGGAGTTCGTCGACTCTGGGGAACACGGCCATGGTCATGGGCACGGACACGGGCATGACGAGGCCGAGCACGCGCACGCGCCGACGCGGCGGTGGGCGGAAGTGCAGGCGCTGATCGAGGCGGCCGGGCTGGAACCGGCCGTACGGGATCGCGCCCTGGACACCTTCGGGCGGTTGGCGCGGGCGGAGGCGACGGCCCACGGGGTCACGCCGGATGAGGTGCACTTCCACGAGGTCGGTGCGCTCGACGCGATCGCGGACATCGTCGGAGTCGCTGCCGCCGCTGTTTCGCTAGGCCTCGGGCGGATCGTCGTGTCGACCATCTCGCTCGGCGGTGGGCGCCAGGTCCGCGGTCAACATGGCGGCATTCCCGTGCCCGGTCCCGCCGTACTCGCCGTGCTCGCGGAGGCAGGCGCACCGGTCACCGGCGGCGCGGCGCCGTACGAGATGACCACGCCGACGGGGGCCGCGTTGCTCGGCACGCTGGCCGACGACTTCGGGGCGATCCCGCCGATGCGGATCGAGCGTACGGGCGTCGGCGCGGGCGGCCGCGATCCGGTCGAGGTGCCGAACGTGGTCCGCGTGGTGCTCGGTGAGACGGCCGACCAGCCCGCGTACGACTTGGTCTACGAGACGAATGTGGACGACCTGGATCCGCGAATCTGGCCGCAGGTGCTGGCCAAACTGCTCGAGGCGGGCGCGTCCGACGCCTGGTTGACGCCGATCCTGATGAAGAAGGGCCGGCCCGCGCACACCTTGTCGGTGCTGGTCACCGGCGCGCGGGCGAACGCCGTACGGCGGGTGATCCTGGCCGAGACGTCGGCGATCGGGATGCGCGAGTCGACCGTCACCAAGCACGCGGCCGATCGCGCCTTCAGCAGCGTCGACGTGGACGGGCAGAAGGTCAGCGTGAAGATCGCAAGCTACGGCGGGGACGTGGTCAACGTGCAGCCCGAGTACGAGGACGTGGTGACGGCTGCTGCCGCTTTAGGCCGTCCGGTCAAGGTAGTGATGGCTCAAGCCGTTGCAGCCGCTCAGGACCTCTGGGCTAACTAACGACCGGAGTAGGCCGGGGCGAAGAAGACCAGCAGGGCAAGGTCTTCGGTGATGTCTACGAAGCGGTGGAACTCCTCTGCCGCCACGAAGAGCACATCCCCCGGCCCAACCGGCGTACGACCCTTGTCGGTCTCCAGCTGGCCCCGGCCGGCGGTGACCACGTAGATCTCGTCCTCGCGGTGGGGCTGCTGGTCGTCCACACCACCCGCCGGGATCGAGTACGTCCCGACAGAGAGCGCCTCGCGGCGCAGGTGCTCGACGAAGTGGTTCGGCTCGTCTTGCGGTGCCGTGTACTGGCCCGCCGCTTCAAGACGCATCTACGGTCTTCTCTCGCTTGGGCCAGTCGTACGGCCACCACTGGGCGTTGCGCTTCCGGGCCCAGATGATCAACGCGATCAGCAGGCTCAACTCGACGATCGGGCTGATCGTGTCCCGCAGGCGGGCGCTGAACCACTCCAGCGACCCGGACAGCTCGCCGACGAGTTGCCGGGCCCGGGGATCGCGGCCGGGCACGTACGCGATGGCCAGAGACGCCGTACGGACGATCATCAGCTGGTCCAGCCGGGAGGCGGCCAGGCAGGCCAGCGCGACCCAGGCGGTCAGGTCGTACCAGGGCAGGGTGTACATCGACGTGAGCAGCCAGGCGATCGCGTAGATGGCCGTGTAGCGGATCGCGTCGGGAGTGGTGTCCTCCTCGTGGGCCTTCGGCACGATCGACTTCGGGAAGACCTGCGAGATCAGGATGGCCACGAAGATCAGGCCGACCCAGGACGCGATACCGATGATCGTCCGGACCAGCACGCCCGGCAGGAACAAGTCGAAGAAGCTGAAGATCGCCTTGTGCGGCGTGCCGGTCGAGATGAACGAGCCCTGCGATCGCGCCTGCTGGAAAGCCTCCAGGCCGACGAACGAGTACAACCCGATCATGGTCAGACCGGCGCCGAGGCAGAGCAGCAGCATCTTGCGGTGATTGGCCCGCAGCGACCAGAGCATCGCGACACCGATGAGCCCGATCGACAGCTTGGTACAACCCGCGATACCGAGCATGACGCCCGCGAGGAAGATGTGCCGGCGGAGCAGCACCAGGGCCATCAGGGCGAACATCACCGCGATCGACTCGTTGTGCGCACCGGCCAGGACGGTCCAGATCAGCAACGGGTTGGCCAGGCCGAGCAGCAGCACCCGGCGGCGGCGTTCGAGATCCGGGCCGATCAGCTTGAGCATCAGCAGACCGCCGACGACGAGGCCGATCGCGACCGAGATCTGCAGCATCCACACGGTCAGGTGGACCGAGTCGCCGCCGATCTCGGACGACAGCCACTGGATCCAGGTGGCGATCGGGCCGTAGATGCTCTTCGCGCCCTGCCAAGGCCGTTCGGTCGCGATGATGACCGGGTCGTAGCCGAGCCGCATGATGTCGGCCGGCGTGGTCTGGTACGGATTGCCGCCGGTCGAGATGATCCGCCCGTACGCCGCGTAGATCAGCACATCGCCCGACGCCATCGGCGGCACCAACGTGACGGCGGCAGTGCTGCCGATACCGAGCGCGATCAGCCGGTCGATCCGCGGCGCCCAGCCGTTCTTCAACGCCCGCACGGCAAGCCACACGCCGTATCCCGCGATGATCAGCGCGACGTAGATCAGACCGCTGACCAGCCAGTCGTTAGGGCTCTCGCCGAACCAGTACGGCGGGAGCCAGTCGTGCCGGTTAGTGAGCGTCAGTACGACGACAGAGGGGCCGAGAAGTCCTGTAGCCACGATCAAGGCCGTCGCGATCAGGTAGCAGGCAATAGCCCGTCGCCCGTCACGTCTGGCCCTTGCGCGTTTGGGGGAGGTGGTGACCTCTGCACTCATCGGAGCACCTTCAGCGGCGGTAAGGCCCTCCGCGCGGCCAAGGCTCGCCGTACGTGCAGGAACTGCTTCCCCCGGTGCAACTGTCCCTTGAGGTCTGTCCCGGTCGCACGATGCCGTACGTCGATGGGGACCTCCACGATGCGGAAGCCCTTCCGGCCGAGGTCGATGCTCAGAGCCGTCTCGACCCCGAAACCACTGGCCAACGGAACGGCCGCCAGGAACGCCTTCCGCGTCAGGCAGCGCTGTCCGGAAAGCGGCTGCGCAGCGGTCCAACCGGTGGCCTGCTCGATCCCGGCCCGGGCCAGCCGCACGACGATCCCATGTCCGCCGACCTTGCTGCCATCGGGACGGACCTGCGCGGGCAACGTGCCGATGGCCATATCCGCCTCGCCCGAACGCACGGGCTCGACCAAGGGCTCGGCGCCGACGGCGGTATCCCCGAGGTCGGCGTCCAGGAACAGCAGGAGCCTCGGCACGTCTCCGTCATGCTCGATGACCGTGCCCGCGCCGGTTTCCATCGCGGCGGCCTTGCCCCGGTTGGTCTCGTGGCGGACCACGACGGCACCCGCCTCGGCGGCGATTCCAGCGGTGTCGTCCGACGAGCCGTCGTCCACCACGACGACCAGGTCGACGCCGTTGATCCGCCGGGCGGACGCGACCGTCGCGGCGATCCGCTCCGCCTCATCCTTGGCCGGGATCACGCAGGCGACCGCCGCGGCTGATTCCC
Encoded here:
- a CDS encoding HAD family hydrolase, which codes for MPDIAAVRRPRLVASDLDGTLVRSDQSVAPRTKAAVLAAQEAGAIFVMVTARPPRWMHDLADLVGAHGVAIVANGALLYDVQKRAVLRTRLIDPTVALDVAQAIRAGIPDVQFAIERADLYGQEPQYYNRWPIPDNTLIADLTELLAEPMAKLLVRHPSWHSDELLVEVEKLTGGRVTASHSGGTSLVEISATGVSKASMLADFAAEQGISAAECIAFGDSLNDLPMLAWAGTSYGVANAHQAVLDRVDVVCPSNDDDGVAVVLEKLFSA
- a CDS encoding glycosyltransferase family 2 protein; protein product: MIPAKDEAERIAATVASARRINGVDLVVVVDDGSSDDTAGIAAEAGAVVVRHETNRGKAAAMETGAGTVIEHDGDVPRLLLFLDADLGDTAVGAEPLVEPVRSGEADMAIGTLPAQVRPDGSKVGGHGIVVRLARAGIEQATGWTAAQPLSGQRCLTRKAFLAAVPLASGFGVETALSIDLGRKGFRIVEVPIDVRHRATGTDLKGQLHRGKQFLHVRRALAARRALPPLKVLR
- a CDS encoding prephenate dehydratase, translated to MPGVPPARYAFPGPHGSSIEAVLRTLPAARSADLQAQPTARAALDAVRTGEADGALLLIETVDGGSDPATLDALSYGDAVVITREVLGPNGTRFILVSRPGVPLPPTGDDKSTLVVFGVQGRPGALRAILDEFALRGVDVTRLDSRPTGQALGRYWFSFDVEGHVADARLGEALMGLRRLGVDMRFLGSYPRDKQSPSDVHRSDVDFLDAERWLGRLRDGRI
- a CDS encoding HAD family hydrolase, which encodes MTDAADSPIPPDSGPAAGWRPKAVALDIDGTLMDFNERITDTLRDAVTRTARQVPIILATGRSWHMTETVALELGLTEGFVVCSNGARTLRYPSGELLDERTFDPTRVIASVRQHAPTALMAVEERTAGYRVTGHFPHGDLGGEIRVVNDEQLAPEPVTRLIIRDPEQSEADFVQLAERLGLHGVSYAVGWTAWLDIAPEGVDKSVGLKVALAELGLEAGDLLAMGDGRNDIEMLQFAGLGVAMGSAPDEVKQAADETTKSIQDDGAAAILNRYF
- a CDS encoding DUF4446 family protein; translated protein: MSPTLAGLIGLIALLVATLALVFAIQALKALRNPTAVPARHKPAEQLPQATHRQTPGTHVKPGAAALTEPERAAKPLTVKDDLRQLHKEVDALRGELGHALRHLAVVRYDAFGDVGGRLSWSTALLDDLGNGVVLTSINGRSDARSYAKDVREFVSESKLSPEEAEAIEQLRLKVQPATT
- the mptB gene encoding polyprenol phosphomannose-dependent alpha 1,6 mannosyltransferase MptB, whose product is MSAEVTTSPKRARARRDGRRAIACYLIATALIVATGLLGPSVVVLTLTNRHDWLPPYWFGESPNDWLVSGLIYVALIIAGYGVWLAVRALKNGWAPRIDRLIALGIGSTAAVTLVPPMASGDVLIYAAYGRIISTGGNPYQTTPADIMRLGYDPVIIATERPWQGAKSIYGPIATWIQWLSSEIGGDSVHLTVWMLQISVAIGLVVGGLLMLKLIGPDLERRRRVLLLGLANPLLIWTVLAGAHNESIAVMFALMALVLLRRHIFLAGVMLGIAGCTKLSIGLIGVAMLWSLRANHRKMLLLCLGAGLTMIGLYSFVGLEAFQQARSQGSFISTGTPHKAIFSFFDLFLPGVLVRTIIGIASWVGLIFVAILISQVFPKSIVPKAHEEDTTPDAIRYTAIYAIAWLLTSMYTLPWYDLTAWVALACLAASRLDQLMIVRTASLAIAYVPGRDPRARQLVGELSGSLEWFSARLRDTISPIVELSLLIALIIWARKRNAQWWPYDWPKREKTVDAS
- the larC gene encoding nickel pincer cofactor biosynthesis protein LarC produces the protein MRIAWIDCAAGASGDMLLGAFLDAGADLAAVNAAVAAVDPSLSVSIDRVSRHQITATKATVRVDGAAHPEGPAEFVDSGEHGHGHGHGHGHDEAEHAHAPTRRWAEVQALIEAAGLEPAVRDRALDTFGRLARAEATAHGVTPDEVHFHEVGALDAIADIVGVAAAAVSLGLGRIVVSTISLGGGRQVRGQHGGIPVPGPAVLAVLAEAGAPVTGGAAPYEMTTPTGAALLGTLADDFGAIPPMRIERTGVGAGGRDPVEVPNVVRVVLGETADQPAYDLVYETNVDDLDPRIWPQVLAKLLEAGASDAWLTPILMKKGRPAHTLSVLVTGARANAVRRVILAETSAIGMRESTVTKHAADRAFSSVDVDGQKVSVKIASYGGDVVNVQPEYEDVVTAAAALGRPVKVVMAQAVAAAQDLWAN
- a CDS encoding diacylglycerol kinase family protein; the encoded protein is MNNHRPTHLGRVFSVATGLLPFTLLTLLVFLEWPPLRRWDLSIAAWAYDLGIAHPSWVDYWQVLGAIVLPWTSRAVVIIVAAYLWRHRARALTIWLLISVGAELGLVQAVKHIFGRERPVPHLVEIDSLSYVSGHAAAAFVMAGALGVVLPSVRGWRRRFRLLVLLPAVAVVLLASADRILLNVHYLSDVLGGWALGLAILTTTSVAFGLRPRPRRRRRKVTDEESTEDAPRAAVIVNPIKVGDRLAFQRLVRKALEVRGFADPVWLETTEDDAGHAMAKRAVEEEVDLVLVAGGDGTVRVVCAYMGRTGIPVGVIPAGTGNLLARNLGIPLDLDEALEAVLDGRDRRIDLVEVFGDGLDTTRFAVMAGLGLDAAIISDAPPQLKKQLGWTAYLVSAAKNINHPSVRVRITLDDRPPIERRVRTVVVGNVGMLQANIPLLPDARPDDGLIDVVLIAPRRVTQWPRLILRVVARQKKSDLYLERFTAEHVEIVAAVDVQRQLDGDGIGPGRNITAQVEPGVLIVRVPK
- a CDS encoding cupin domain-containing protein; the encoded protein is MRLEAAGQYTAPQDEPNHFVEHLRREALSVGTYSIPAGGVDDQQPHREDEIYVVTAGRGQLETDKGRTPVGPGDVLFVAAEEFHRFVDITEDLALLVFFAPAYSGR
- the larB gene encoding nickel pincer cofactor biosynthesis protein LarB, which encodes MTHDQELQPGVHDLGYAKLDTDRLSRTGDAEVVYGAGKTPEQIVELLRTLHEVHPDAPVLATRLSPEAQAAVLTALPGAVVDPVGRTAVLGELPTPRGTVAVISAGTSDAPVAAEAATTARVFGAGVDLVTDVGVSGLHRVMGVRHRLDAADCLVVAAGMEGALPSVVGGLVGVPLVAVPTSVGYGASFGGVAALLAMLNSCAPGVTVVNIDNGFGAGVFAARVARRAEPRVSGGDQ
- a CDS encoding WhiB family transcriptional regulator — its product is MTACSARADIFQHRLMEEPPPASAARRTRERYEQLVREAKTLCASCPLLTDCLYNAVAEHDISGFVAGTTAAQRRSMRNLLDVEVQADDFDQLAGARGTRRPVSHEEVLRLRAQYPNDSLESLAMRLGCSLSTVKRHLRRARRGQSPASKAPRRRPEVAAVLDAFDAVVDQPRQPAASSTRVA